Genomic DNA from Sander vitreus isolate 19-12246 unplaced genomic scaffold, sanVit1 ctg309_0, whole genome shotgun sequence:
tgtgtgtgtgtgcgtgcgtgcgtgcgtgcgtccgtCCGTCCGTGCGTGTGTAGCATGATGGCCGCCACTCAGGACTCTCCTCTGTATCTGGGCTTTGACTTCAGCACGCAGCAGGTACGTCTTTTGATTTCACTCCCTGAGCAGCACACGTTTCATCGGGTGACGTTTTCACGCGCACTGTCGCGCACATGCGGAAGAAAAAGATGGCGGTTTGTAGTGTGTTTGAAGTATCTTAACGTTGCATGTAAAGATTGAGTCAGTGAGTACTTTGGACCCGCGAACAGAAAGTTTACAACATCAACAGAGACCCTTCAGTTCAAACTACTCACGGAGTTTAGTTTTTGAAGTATTAGACTTGTTTTTGCAGCTTAGTTGTAGTTCTGTAGGCTGTTAACACAAAGTATAAATACTCTGCTAAAGTACATTCAATATTACACTGTACCCAAGTACAgtttaaggtacttgtactttgacaCAACGTCTTTAAAATGTGTTGACATATTTcactaaaatgacagaaaagtgaatggagtttggtggaAAGATACTCGTAGATAAACAGTCCTTCAGTTCTAAAGAATATCTTTCACTAGTTTCTGTAGTTTTGTAACTAGCTTTTTTGTAGTTAGTTGTAGTTTTTGTTGTACCACAAAGTAATACATTCTCTGCTAAAGTACATTTATAAactactgtactcaagtacagtttGAGggacttgtactttactttattcTTTAATACACAACATCTGTTAAACATGTTGACATTTCTCTAAAAATGATAATGAAATGAGTGGAGTTTGGTTGTAAAGATGCTTATTtataaaacagaacagaaataccCATAAAATCAGCATCTATTTTTACAAATACTACTGTGAAATCCTACTACACCTGAATGTATCAGTACTACTTACCCAATTTCAATGTGGTGATACCCCTgctcctcctgtgtgtgtgtgtgtgtgtgtgtgtgtgtgtgtgtgtgtgtgtgtgtgtgtgtgtgtgtgtgtatctctgtgtgtctgtgtctgtgtatctctgtgtgtgtctgtatgtgtgtgtgtatctctgtgtgtgtgtgtgtgtgtgtgtgtgtgtgtgtgtgtgtgtgtgtgtgtatctctgtgtgtgtgtgtgtgtgtgtgtgtgtgtgtgtgtctgtgtgtctctgtgtgtgtgtgtgtgtgtgtgtgtgtctgtgtgtgtgtgtgtgtgtgtgtgtgtgtgtctgtgtatctctgtgtgtgtgtgtgtgtgtgtgtgtctctgtgtgtgtgtgtgtgtgtgtgtgtgtatctctgtgtgtgtgtgtgtgtgtgtgtgtgtgtacgtgtgtgtgtgtgtgtgtgtgtgtgtgtgtgtgtatctcgtgtgtgtgtgtgtgtgttactgtgtgtgtgtgtgtgtctgtatgtgtgtgtgtctctgtgtgtgtgtgtgtgtctgtctgtgtgtctctgtgtgtgtgtgtgtgtgtgtgtgtgtgtgtgtgtgtgtgtgtgtgtgtgtgtatctctgtgtgtgtgtgtgtgtgtgtgtgtgtgtgtgtgtgtgtgtgtatctctgtgtgtgtgtgtgtgtgtgtgtgtgtgtgtgtacatgaagCTGAAGGTGGTGGCCATCGATGAAAACCTGAACGTGGTTCACCAGAGCAATGTGCAGTTTGACTCGGAGCTACCTGAGTTCAGGTAACACACATGAACACTGATCTATGTTCACTTATATTTAAGGAGAAGTGTGGAGTAGTAGTTATATTTTGGTCTTTGTTGATTCTCTCCAGGACTCAGGGAGGAGTTCATATTCATGCTGACAGACTGACGGTCACATCACCTGTTCTGATGTGGGCCAaggtaggacacacacacacacacacacacacacacacacacacacacacacacacacacacacacacacacacacacacacacacacacacacacacgcacacacacacacacacacacacacacacacagtaacacacacagtaacacacacacacacacacagtaacacacacagtaacacacacacacacacacacacacacacacacacacagacacacacacacacacacacacagtcacacacacacagggacgcacacacagatactcacacacacagttacgcacgcacacgcacgcactcacgcacacagttacacacacagtaacacacacacacacacgaacggacgcatgcatgcacacacacacacacacacacacacacacacacactctgttaaCTCTGTAACTCTGCAGTTAGAGTACTGTGATCTTTGtcctctctgtgtttgtttgtactcGAGCTGCACTGTGATTGGTCgtcgtgtctctgtgtctgtcattaTCAGGCTCTGGACCTGCTATTGGACAAGGTGAAGAGGGCGGGGCTTGACTTCTCCCGTGTCAGAGCGTTGTCAGGCAGCGGCCAGGTGAGCCAGGAAGTTAGAACCTGGTTGAGTTCAGGgctctgatatatatatatactactgtatatacagaaCATATTGTCCATTTAAAGCCAATGCTAGAgcaaaaactacaacaacacaacaaagtaCTCTGAAGTactatggctgtgtctcattctgCATACTTCTGTCAGTACtcgctaatggtcactgaccacttcctgctgtagacCCACTTTGgatggttagtattgtcccaaaaggaacacttatgttaaaacacttaccagACATGACGGACGTGACGAACACAACACACGTGAACGCCATTTTCCATTCCGCCAAAAATACGGGCTTTCCTGTATGCAAATGAGTAGCGGTCGGCTCGTCTtgccgcctctcaaaatctgagaTCTTTGTTGTCAGCTGTCCCTGGTCCCTCCCTTTCCGCTTTGTGGTCAAGATGGCGCCTGTTTAGTGTGAGTAGGGTCCATCGTTcccaagggggtcagcttctcttcagagctcgaacctcctttggcgccattctgatgctaccaagccatcaccccccgttagcatcccgttagcatcccgttagcatcccattgactgccattcattctgacgtcactttgacagagaatacctttacatctgaagcgtttaaagactctatttgtccgttgtttatttctaaagaaacacgacaatgtataaaaggctccattaccttgtagctcacgttatggctccgtagcagacgtttttataacaataggctaacgattgggtcataaccacgagacttcctgtctcatagtagaggagttaccgtatagtacaggagaagctctcaggcagtttggacttccatcagctgtttaagtgtaatgactaatgttaactatcattttagtgatcaataatgagcctgtgtctatgttatctccttacatatacctacgctctccgtctctgctagattgggaatgattgagatttctcttggcacagctaccagaagacttccaactttcagacaggttgctcacgtcacatctacgtcttcaagctcagttggaggctgctcagtaacgctcagccatcaccgggaaagagacgtcactggtctccgtccagagacacgggagctgctgctccattatatatacCGTCTATGGTCTGGACCAGGAGACAGAGACCGATCATAGACTGTATCTATGGGGGTCTGCATGGACCCCCATAGatacagtctatgatcgttccacactgaactttttgaccgtttttagggggtcatcctggtactttcagtgcGTTATCTCCACTATATACTTcaaactaagtgtttgaagaAGACAGTAGGCGCTCTGAGACACAGCCTGTATGTGTACAATGGTTTCCACATACGTTGGGCCATATAGCATACTTTATATCATACCTTCATATGTTCTTACAGATTGAAATGAGTTAGTATTTTTAGCAGGGTGGTGTGGTGTGAGAGGAGAAGATGCTTGTCTCTAGAACATCTTATAACAGCCTTCTAACTCAtgatcaataaacctaatttatatgacattatacctactttttgagttaaaaaaaagcagaaattatgaattattttgactaattaaaatcagaggatgttgagacTGGTACATGTCAACGTTTGGTCACGATGCTGTTttgaaaacatacaaaaaaaatgtttttcaaatgctataaaacacAAGTAATCAACTAATTGTACCTACAAACAACGTTGTGTCTAAGTCccatacaacatacatacatgcatccatgttatatttgggcaatttggttgaaagaaactgaTATTTCTGATAGTGCTGGgcgagaaaatcaaatatcacgatatttttgaccaaatatctcgatatttttgaccaaatatctcgatatcgataccgcaacgatatcgTAGCGTTGGCATATCGGAGCTTTCAGAAAATATCTACACAATGAGATGTCAgatcaataatcatcagtaatgtggatataatgactgagtgggtaaaggtaaataacagaacagttaCACCAGTCTGGTAGGTTCAGACCATGACATCactgtactgtaatgcagcctttaaaaccaggagaagacacttatgtcatatcacgatatccaaaaacTTAGATATGTAGTCTCATATAACGGTATCGACATAATGCCCAGCTCTAATTTCTGATATAACAGACtttaaaaatgggtcaaattggacccgaggacaacacaagggttaataatcTGTAATAACATGTTGACATTTTCCACACAAATGTAAAGACCAGCCGGTGGAGTTAGGAGGAAAGATCCCTGTTtctaaaacacaacatttacacGTATGTAACGCAACGGAAAGATGTGAAAAAACGTAAACACGTGTCGACATATTTCACTAAAATGGAAGAAAAGTGAGTGGGGTTTGGTGGAGAGATGCCTGTTAGTTTTTTGTGTTATGAACAGCTGAGTTTCTGTCTCCCAGCAACATGGCAGTGTGTACTGGAGGAGAGGAGCGTCTGAGACTCTGCAGAATCTGGACCCGGACCAGAACCTGCACCAGCTGCTGCAGGTCTGTGTGCGTCCGCGGTGAAATGTTGTGCGTGTGGTTCTGAGCGGTCCATTGATGCGTGCGGGTGTGTTCGTGAACAGGGCAGCTTCTCGCTGTGGGACTGTCCCGTGTGGATGGACTCCAGCAGCACTCAGCAGTGTCAGGACCTgcaggcagcagcagggggcgctCTGAGACTGGCAGACATCACGGGATCCAGAGCATACGAGgtcacacctgtctgtctgtctgtctgtctgtctgtctgtctgtctgtctgtctgtctgtctgtgtggttgtctgtgtgtgtgtgtgttataagtgtgtgtcagtgtgtgtgtgtgtgtgtgcgtctgtctgtctgtctgtcagtgtgtgtgtgtgtgtgttataaatgtgtgtgtgtgttataagtgtgtgtctgtgtgtgtgtctgtgtgattgtgtgtgtgtctgtgttataaatgtgtgtgtgtgtgtgtgtgtgtgtgtgtgtctgtgtgtcaagtacctcaacatttggacttaataTTACTATTAAGTGTTATAGTAAGTGTtataagtgtgtgtctgtcagtgtgtgtgtgtgtctctgtgtgtgtgtgtgtgtgtgtgtgtgtgtgtgtgtctgtctgtctgtcagtgtgtctgtgtgtgtgttataaatgtgtgtgtgttataagtgtgtgtctgtgtgtgtgtctgtgtgtgtgtgtgtgtggttgtctgtgtgtgtgtgtgtgttataaatgtgtgtgtgtgtgtgtgtgttataaatgtgtgtgtgtgtgttataagtgtgtgtgtgtctgtctgtcagtgtgtgtgtgtgtgtgtgtgtgtgtgtgtgtctgtctgtgtgattgtgtgtgtgtgtgtgtgtgtgtgtgtgtgtctgtctgtcagtgtgtgtgtgtctatcagtTAACATACTGTCTGgtttaactgtattttattttctcactACAATCTGAAAACCTTCCTAGAGTTAATCTGTGTGGTTTTGGGACACATCTGTTCTGAAACATGAATGAAATCAGAAGTGGTCCAATATAAGACCATTTAACGGTCCTGTAAACCACgttgtgtcaaactcaaggcccctCGTAGATGTTGATCCACTTCATAATATATGTCATATATTACCTAGTTTATCGTTTTCTCTGAAGTTTTAATagctttttcacatttttggcGTCTTATCCGATTCTCTAGGCGCTCTTtcgtcatttttgtcacttttttctgactttttgagGCCCAgactgtaagtgagaaagcaataatacagtcaacatatttgacttttttttttttgtctcttaaaTGGAACCATGTCAATAAAcaatacatgtctggcccttagtgaaagtgtgtatgtgtgtgtgtgtgtgtgtgtgttactgtctgtgtgtgtgtgtgtgtgtgtgtgtgtgtgtgtgtgtgtgtgtgtgtgtgtgtagcgtttCACAGGAAACCAGATCGCCAAACTGCGACAGACCCGACCAGACGAGTTCCAGGACACTGAGGTCAGctgacagacgcacacagacagacacacacattcatatagagacacacacacacacacacatatatagagacacacacacacacatatagagacacacacagacacacacacacacacacacacacacacacacacacacacacatatagagacacacacacacacacacacacacacacacacacacacacacacacacacacacacacacacacacacacatgcatatagagacacacacaaacacacacacacacgcatatagagacacacacacacacacacgcaacacatacatatagacacacacacatagacacacatacacacacacacacacacacacacacacacacacacagctgatgtgtgtgtgtgtgtgtgttttttcagagGATCTCATTGGTCAGCAGCTTTGCCGCCTCTCTCTTCCTCGGTGGTTATGCTGCCATCGACTACAGTGACGGTACAGTAACCTTTAgttcatcctgtttatgatttCATCCAGAAACAAGCTGCATCGCAACGTTAACGCAccgtcagtcagcgtccactaaaagttctgttgttgctgctgacagactcaggttattattctaagtgtctgacaacattatggaaacggccccgaaatcaccatcaccaaacctaccagactccatgtaaataatcaggacttttatcatcgtaaaacacacttcattcaaagtggacagaaactaaatcaaactatcaaaagccgtcttggttcatctttccactgttccaacaatcaccactctggtttggttgaaataaacccttaattcacccatttacatgtggagatatgctggctctatacacgctaaaagtcctgattatttacatggagtctggtggagatatgctggctctatacacgctaaaagtcctgattatttacatggagtctggtggagatatgctggctctatacacgctaaaagtcctgattatttacatggagtctggtggagatatgctggctctatacacgctaaaagtcctgattatttacatggagtctggtggagatatgctggctctatacacgctaaaagtcctgattatttacatggagtctggtggaaatatgctggctctatacacgctaaaagtcctgattatttacatggagtctggtgggtttggtgatggtgagtCAGAGAGTCCAGACTCACTCTGGACTCTCTGACTAAATCTTTAGGTTTCCATGTTTTTGATTCAAATGTTTTTCGTTTCTCCGACACAAACGTTACTATTTTCTAGAGAAATGCTGCTCTGTAGGTGATTTTATACCCAGGGGGGGTTGCTGACATGGCCCCAactaaaaaaatcaaagtacctgtaaaataaatgtttccaaaagatgttttagAAAGACTATTTTTTCGACGCATTtattttgccccccccccctagatagttggagatctcaacctCCCCACCCCCTTGTCTCCATTTGTTGGCTGACTTCAGGTTCGGGGATGAATCTGTTGGACATACGGAGCAGGAGCTGGTCTGAGATCTGCCTGGAAGCCACTGCTCCACATCTGGACCAGCTGCTGGGAGCACCGCTGCCCTCCACATCTGTACTGGTGAGACTACTTTAGAGCTGGATCCAGAggtgtaatgtaactaagtacatctacTCCAGTACTCTACTTAATAGTAAtattaagtccaaatgttgaggtacttgacacacacacagagacacacacacacacacacacacacacacacacacagacagacagacagagacacacacacacacacacacacacacacacacacacacacacacacacacacagagagacacacacacacacacacacacacacacacacagacagacagacagagacacgcacacacatacacacacacacacacacacacacacacacacacacacacacacacacacatagacacagacagacagacagacacacacacatagacacacacacgcacatacagacacacacacacagagacagacacacacacacacacacacacacacagagacagacacacacacacacacacacacacagacagagacacacacacacacacacacacacaggaccattaaacacacaactggttggagagaaagaaagacatattttcctgatgatacttactttTTActtgcaggactttaacttgtaacggagtatttgtacagtgtggtgttagtacttttactgcagtaatctgaataCTTATATTCCCAGTGAACTGTAACCCGGCTCTCCTTCCTGTGGTTGCAGGGTCCCGTCTCCTCCTACTTTGTGCGTCGACACGGTTTCTCCGAGAGCTGCCGAGTGGCGGCGTTCACCGGAGACAACCCCGGTAAGTCTCAGAGGACAGTTTGACAGTTTAATGTCTCACAGTACCAACCTGAGAAGACCTTCTGCTGCCCAGTGGCGAGGTTAGACCCTTTCTAGGGGGGCTCGAGCCCTAACATTCAtgtcagcccccctaaaaattccAGTGACAGGCTCAGAGAAACAGCTgtaatatcctgtgtgtctgtcgctGATGCTACACACCTGTAACCTCGTCACGCACAGTTAACTGTttatttactgtttgtttacacctcattatcatatccctgtatagatgatatgatgtataacagctgtatactactatctctgtatagatgatatgatgtataacagctgtatactactatctctgtatagatgatatgatgtataacagctgtatactactatctctgtatagatgatatgatttctatcttgtttttttactttagttactagttactttagttactagttactttagttactccgctacattcatctgttacagctttagttgctagttactttagttactagttactttagttactccgctacattcatctgttccagctttagtcactagttactttagttactagttactttagttactccattacattcatctgttccagctttagttactagttactttagttactccacccatcatctgttacagctttagtcactagttactttagttactagttactttagttactccattacattcatctgttccagctttagttactagttactttagttactccactacattcatctgttccagctttagttactagttactttagttactccactacattcatctgttccagctttagttactagttactttagttactccactacattcatctgttccagctttagttactagttactttagttactccgctacattcatctgttacagctttagttactagttactttagttactccactacattcatctgttacagctttagttactagttactttagttactagttactttagttacatATCACTACCCTAAAGGGGTGTCACATGATTTAAAGGGAGAAACCAAATACTGATGCCGATcctgcttttgatttcagtaGTAGAAATGGAAATGTCTCTGATTGATTATTGGTTTTAATCTCCTGCCAGAACACGGAGAAACTGTAAATGATTATTCAGATTAAAGAGAGTTTTGTCTCCTCCTCAGCGTCTCTGGCAGGAATGAGGCTGCAGCCGGGAGACATCGCTGTGAGTTCACCAGCTGACGCTCATTCACAGGACTGTCCTCAAGTCATTATGtcatcaagtgtgtgtgtgtgtgtgtgtgtgtgtgtgtctctgtctgtgtgtgtgtgtgtgtgtgtgtgtgtgtgtgtgtatgtgtgtctatctgtgtgtgtgtgtgtgtgtgtgtgtgtctgtctgtctgtctgtgtgtgtgtgtgtgtgtgtctgtgtgtgtctgtgtgtgtgtgtgtgtgtgtctgctgtgtgtgtgtgtgtgtgtgtgtgtgtctctgtctgtgtgtgtgtgtgtgtgtgtgtgtgtgtgtgtgtctctgtgttatgtgtgtgtgtgtgtgtgtgtgtgtgtgtctgtctgtctgtgtgtgtgtgtgtgtgtgtgtgtctctgtgttatgtgtgtgtgtgtgtgtgtcattgtgtgtgtgtctgtgtgtgtgtgtgtctctgtgtgtgtgtgtgtgtgtgtgctcatctgtgtgtgtgtgtgtgtgtctgtctgtgtgtgtctgtctgtgtgtgtgtgtgtgtgtgtctctgtgtgtatgtgtgtgtgtgtgtgtgtgtgtgtgtgtgtgctgtgtgtgtgtgtgtctctgtgctgtgtgtgtgtgtgtgtgtgtgtgtgtttgtgtgtctgtctgtgtgttatgtgtgtgtgtgtctctgtctgtgtgtgtgtgtgtgtgtctctgtgtgtgtgtgtgtctgtgtgtgtgtgtgtgtgtgtgtctctgtgtgtgtgtgtgtgtgtctctgtgctgtgatgtgtgtgtgtgtgtgtgtgtgtgtgtgtgtgtgtgtctctgtgtgtgtgtgtgtgtgtgtgtgtgt
This window encodes:
- the xylb gene encoding xylulose kinase, with the translated sequence MMAATQDSPLYLGFDFSTQQLKVVAIDENLNVVHQSNVQFDSELPEFRTQGGVHIHADRLTVTSPVLMWAKALDLLLDKVKRAGLDFSRVRALSGSGQQHGSVYWRRGASETLQNLDPDQNLHQLLQGSFSLWDCPVWMDSSSTQQCQDLQAAAGGALRLADITGSRAYERFTGNQIAKLRQTRPDEFQDTERISLVSSFAASLFLGGYAAIDYSDGSGMNLLDIRSRSWSEICLEATAPHLDQLLGAPLPSTSVLGPVSSYFVRRHGFSESCRVAAFTGDNPASLAGMRLQPGDIAVSLGTSDTVFLWIQQPRPALEGHVFCNPVDWRAFMALLCFKNGSLTRERIRNECAGGSWELFSAALRDTPLGNNGNIGFYFDSMEITPPAVGVHRFDSDDNKVSSLSPVEEVRALLEGQFLSRRLHAERLGYSIIPGTRVLATGGASSNQEILQVLSDVFNAPVYTIDVSNSACLGSAYRALHALVAESGASFFDVVKKAPEPQLVATPHPTAQEVHTHAH